The Brassica napus cultivar Da-Ae chromosome C7, Da-Ae, whole genome shotgun sequence genome has a segment encoding these proteins:
- the LOC106409361 gene encoding basic leucine zipper 63-like, which yields MLSTVPAFSMSDPGLVNQFQGFQTGFTPWEWDCSDLFSVNQLSLEPAVPSPCFAESDSGLVKINSGFDDIKPGSDEEYTGFIKTKPGFDEAQSSHGVPDEPDSDDPKQWTAIASLHSGEQNHNRNTLIQPEMTEEKKRKRMESNRESAKRSRMRKQSHINNLRNQVNQLDMENRELKNRLQLFTYQLQRVNTDNIQLVAEQDILRLRLSEMRRILMIRQLQQQQQQQWELNNRRMIMIEQNPSTIMDHMIYISK from the coding sequence ATGTTGTCCACTGTACCGGCCTTTTCCATGTCTGACCCGGGTTTAGTTAATCAATTTCAGGGATTCCAAACCGGGTTCACTCCTTGGGAATGGGACTGCTCTGATCTCTTTTCCGTTAACCAGCTGTCTCTTGAACCGGCCGTTCCCAGTCCATGTTTTGCTGAATCCGACTCTGGTCTCGTCAAAATTAACTCTGGTTTTGATGACATCAAACCCGGTTCTGATGAAGAATATACCGGTTTCATCAAAACTAAACCCGGTTTTGACGAAGCCCAAAGTTCCCACGGCGTACCAGATGAACCGGACTCGGACGACCCAAAACAATGGACAGCCATCGCGAGTTTACACTCGGGAGAGCAGAATCATAACCGGAATACACTAATTCAACCGGAGATGACcgaggagaagaagaggaagaggatggAATCGAACCGGGAATCAGCGAAACGGTCGAGAATGCGTAAACAAAGTCACATTAATAACTTAAGGAACCAAGTAAACCAGCTCGACATGGAAAACCGTGAGCTCAAGAACCGGCTCCAGTTATTTACATACCAGCTTCAACGAGTGAATACAGACAATATCCAGCTCGTGGCGGAACAAGACATTCTCCGGTTAAGATTGTCGGAGATGAGGCGGATCCTGATGATCAGACaacttcaacaacaacaacaacaacaatgggAACTCAATAACCGGAGAATGATCATGATTGAACAAAACCCATCTACGATCATGGatcatatgatatatataagtaaataa